Sequence from the Helianthus annuus cultivar XRQ/B chromosome 13, HanXRQr2.0-SUNRISE, whole genome shotgun sequence genome:
CTTTGTGGTTGTATGTACGACTATAATATGGatgtgtttgttttattttgcTATGAAACtttcttttatttatatattgtCAGGTTTAAATTAGTTGGTGACTTGATGTTAGGAAGTTGGAACACAAACATAACTATAAATTAAGAAAAAAAGTGAGAAGAGACGCCGAAGGCCAACACTCCATGAAATCTGGACAAACTAGAAACCTATCGATCTTGCTTAATTGATCTCCAGAATCAGACATGTGGGTAAATTGATTGCCCCTATATTACATTTAAGTAACCTTTTGAGTTAAAAAAAATCATTGAAGTGCTCTGCATTTGATGCAACAAATTCAGAATTACATCTTTCGTCCGGACTTCGAACGTCATTAAATTCACCCATAAGGAGCCAAATGCCCTCCAGTGAGTTCATAATATTAATGATATGCCCCAAAGATCCCTTCTAGCCGTAACATCATTAGGGCATAAATATTTGCAAGATTTAACCCCTACTACGTAGCCACCAAATCTCCAGAAATAACCAAAATGTACCTGTCTTTCACAACCCCTCTTCTGATGAAAATAGTGGGATCCAAAGGCACGCTAACCCTCGCAAATTTCTAACCGCTTTGACAGTATCTAACTCAAAAACAGATATGCCCCAAAAGTTATTAAATCTAAAGTTCGAAACATCACTAACCTTTGTTTCTTGAATCGACACAAAATACACACTGTAACTAGATCTAAGACCGTGAACCCAGTCTTCTTTCCGAATATCACAGACCCCCCTCAAGTTCAGAGATAGAAAATTCACTGCGGAACAATCTCAATGCCTTCACCTTCGACCAGACTAGTGACCTCTTTTACAAATTCTTCTAGCTGAATTCCAACAATCGTGTAAACCTGTACAATGGCTTCCACTTCAACAATAATATACGAGTTCCTCACGGGATCACTGGGAGGGGTATCACCCATCGGCGGATTTAATGGAGGGACGTCGGTGGTTTGGGGCAGCTGCATCTCCCTTATGTCACACTCATCATCACTGGCAGAATAGTCCCTATTGTCGCTATTGTGGGTAGTGTTGAGATCAATATTATAGGCCCCAATTGATTTATTACATTGCCTAGCAGTTGGGCCGTGGGTAGACCCAGCCGAAGGTGGGCTTCTGAAAGCCCTAGACCTTTTACCTAAAAAAGGCCCATTAGCAGATACGCCTTTCTCTTGAATAACAAGCCCAATATTCATAGCTGGAACAGGTGTCTGTTGGACCTCGGGACTACCACAGCCGACATCAACCCTAGAACCATCATTGTTTGTGCACAACTTCCCAGATGGCTCCTCTACCCTACGCACACCATGTAACCCTTCGTTTCTACCCACTGACGATTCGAACTTCTGAGCTGACTTTCCATTATTTTCCTTTGCCTGAGTCGAATTCCGGCGACCCTCCTTGTTACCCATTGGAGAATCTGATGGCCACTGGAATTGGTGAGCTCTGAAAGTAGAGCACATACCATATTATCATTAAAAACACAAATCAATCACAAGTTGTCACCTCATTTCATTCAATTCTATCACATTATCATTAAATACTTGAAACATCCATCACTTCCACTTCTATTActtaaattttaaaataaataaatataaaacaaaataaactaGAAAACAACATTTTCTAAATACATAAAATTAAATATGATAGTCAAATTAAATAAGAAAACAAcctaaatataaaaactaaaataaattaaaactacTCATCATCATCGGTAATGTTTGGATTTAAATCACCAATGTGTTCCACTAGATCATATATATCGTAGTCAAAAATGGGTTTTTTCATCtcacaactccaaaataataccatcGGTAACAGCTACCTGGGTCGGAAAGTCCATTACGTAGTCTGGTGATATTGCGTACTTGTCATCCTTTATTATCATATTGTATAGTATGATACCCACGTACTCTAGACTCCTTATTTTCGATTGCTTCATTGCACGTATCGGTTGATTAATTATATCCCATTTACTTTTTAAAACACCAAATGCTCGCTCAACATCATTTCGCGTCGATACCTATAACTTCTTGAATGTTTTCTTTTTGTCGTCGGAAGATATGAAAAATCTTTTACAAAAACATAGCATGTCGAGTAAATACCATCAACACGATAGTTGCTGAGTTGGATGGAAACAAAGTGCTTGAACCCTCAATTTGTATTTTTTAAAAGAGTGTTGTATAACCATGCGTGATACTTCAACGTGCGACACATTATTATACATTTTTTTATCTATTTCTAACCATGCCAAtgtctaaattacttttacgactttaaATCGTtgtctaaattacttttacgGCATTACAGCGCAACGACCGGGACATACTCTTTTTTTTTATCCATGTCTAATGACGTTAATGCCACGGCGCACGAACGCCGCGTGTGTAACAAAGTCCAAAACGTTTAATGTCACGTGCGGCCACAACGCGTTAATGTCATCATTGGACATTGtaatcacaatgcttatataggttacactgAGTTAGATCGGATACGTCGAAACACATGTTTCAATATGCTTAACGCATTACACAACATGTCACTAGGTATAAACAACTAAGACGCCGCTGCAATACGTAAACAACGACAACAGTCTAGTTGAACTTATACCTGGATGTCTTCAATATTCAGCTCCTTGCTAAATTTGTACATCTTATTTTATGGTTTAATAATATTGCTGCCTTTCATGTCATGAGTATGACATATGCCATAAGTCTAGCGCTATATAATCGTCTTTTAACTGAATTTCTCGAACTAAAATATTATCAAACTCAATCTGATACtgacttttggcgttttatgtaccaggctggtgccggtttttaccttaaTGTATCGAAtcggtattttcgatacaagtaccgattgacaccaaacttatcaaacttaaaaagtaaagaaaaaaataattattataatattaaaataataaaactattaaaaaataggtatataatattttattatattatattataatatatttaaaatactaTATTTTATTACATTATAATATCTTAGAAATACTGGTCATTACATTAGctttttaatatatgtataatttagtTACATGGATTATTATGTACATTTCTTTTttacggcaaatttggatcagtAACAAATTAGAGTATCTATGTATACCAATTCAGGAGAAAACTCAATAAATCTTAGAAAAACCAGCTATTGCCCTAACGTGTCGCCgctattaactaggttaaacccCAGCCGTCAGATCAAAATAAGAAATGGATGGTTGGGGTTTCATATGAGACACCGCGTTTcggatcgaccaatagcggcgacagaTGGCCTGCCGCCGCTATTACCTATTATTCTTGTAGTGCTAGTGGTCCCAAAGTCTTATCTCAACCCTAAAATGCCACTAGACTATAATGCCATTGACGATTATTATAtacattattttcatttttcaatctcCGTACCAATTCACACACGAGAGTAATTTTTGGGTCACACATGTCCCCCGAAGCTTTCTATTTTTTCCATGATATCGAAACGATATTTCCCCTTTCATTCATTGCATCTCCCAAAAAAATACATCTTAAtactttttaacaaaaaaaaatcttataCTTTTTAACAAAGTAATAATTGAGGAGGGGCACATATACAGAGAATAATATGTTACCAACTAACCAACATACACCACCATCTGGTGACATTTTTCCTTCCGTTCAAGTGCTACTAAACGTATCAACATCTCCTCTTATATCAAGTTTTCAAACAAATACAATCAAgcgtttaattttcttttttaagcAGCAAAGACCGAAAGATTTTAACCAGTCTCATAGACGACTGCTCCAACTACAGCCGTTAGCTTTCTCTTCTTCTCTAGTTTTCTCTTTTTAAGTAACGAAGACTACCCTGACCACTGCCGCTTCATACTTAACTTCCAGTTAATCATAGTATTACAATGTGTTAATCTTAAATATCAAGTTTATGTGATCAATCATAAACGGAAtaaactatttttgtaaaacgAACATTATGATAAGTAGTAAAAATGGAGTGTATATGTGTATACAGAAGTTTCTAGACTTCAAACTAGTGATTACCAATGCTAGCTAGACACATCAAAAAAATGGTACTTAATACATGTTATGCAATGATATAATTCAATTTTTATATTATATCATTGGACAGTTTTATTATATAACATTCATAAACCAATTTTAGACACCCAAAAATGATGCATAATACTTTTTGTATAACTTTTTACCAGAAATTACTTTCTGCCATAAATATAAAGATAGAGATAAAATCAAATTGTACTACACAATGGTATAATTTATGCATTACTATTTAtatgaatgaaaatgaaaatagGGTATGGAAGAGAAAAACTATAATAATATTACGTATATTTTTTAGCGACGGATATTTATTTTGTAGCTATCGAAATCATTGATCGGTATAGATTCTTTCAACATCTTATCCATTTAACCAACCAATTATTAAAGTCCAGCAGTTTTTATGTTTATTAAAATAACTTAACTTTTTTTTATGTGAAAGTAATATATTCTTCTTATACTTTATTTAAACTGATACGTGGAAGTTTAAACATTTGATTGGGGATTATCTTTATAGTGATAAATCAAGTAGTCATTTATGATAGCGATGTTATACTTTCTGTTAGTAATGTTTGAAAAATCACATCTGTCGTGATGTTTATTTTCTAGATGTTGCAATATAAAACACATGAAttatacaaaaaaaataataattattaagttgTTTGTTTCAATTAAGGTAATAAAAAAAACATGTCAAATATTTTGTATCTGAATAGCCATATTTATTTAATGTTGATTTCCTACATGCTATGTTACAACCAAACGATAGAACtcaacccaaaagactagtctggTGAGTGAGATAGTCCATTTGATATATAAACCCCACATCAGTTACCCATACAAACAATGTGGGACAAGTCCCATACCTTGCAATGGTATTAATCCATAACAAGCTACAACACATTACATTTGTTCAGGATCCTAGTTTCATCGTAAGTTAGCTTTTTAAGCAAACACTAATAACGTTATATGTTAaacacaacaatttttttttttttttttttttttttaacattaacAAGTTTAAACGTTGCACAACACCACTCGTATTAGGattcagtatatatatatatatatatatatatatatatatatatatatatatatatatatatatatatatatataggggaatgttcatttgagaagaaaatttaattgagaagaaaaagaacaaagggtaattttgtaaaacattaaatagttttttcacttatctcatttattatcatttttgactaattaattagtcataaagactattatcctccacactaacattttttgcctacacacatcaaaagttatcctacatatttcgaaattcatcttacacgttgaaatttatcctacataactcgtaatttatcctacacttttaattattttattttatttttttaaaaaaatatatattttgaagataagttacaaaaaatttaatgtattagctattaaagaggaagactacaaattaatgacctatgtagatttaccaatgtacccttgtagtaacattaaatacttatattaaatgaagtaaaataaagtattcttattggttgaaatttgttcttttttcttcttacaaaaaatttcttctcatttgaactctccactatatatatatatatatatatatatatatatatatatatatatatatatatatatatagggttgggttctagcgtgaacaacctcccaagagtgaacagCGTAAACAaatatggacccttgatttcctttttagttgttaagggtaggattgtaattatataaaaaattagatttaaatcattattttaataatagaattaagttacatctttcctaatttaaattcattatccacattatgtttatttattaataagataattatcaaaacaaacaacaaatcaccagatttcgattttaatttttatttcagatttcatcaccagaattcaaatttggATTTTTAAGaaccacgtaaccttcatatttcaacggtatacacatgtgtacttggatataaatagaacagtacacatgtgtactcagcatcgtacatatgtgtacagtaattcacatgtgtacatcaacattcaatacaaaaaaaattcttAGATATCACAAAAAAaagacgatatacacatgtgtacatcgcattaaaaagagggcaaaatcagaatacacatgtgtacatcgcatttaaacaaataattattttaataattgaattaagttacatatttcctaatccttgatttggtttgtgagagatttatgcaatcaatttaagaggataattgattacttgatttgtgagagatttatgcaatcaatttaagattgaaattacacatataccctttttgtatttaattaaatggaaaaaattaagcaaataattaccatcatgccactcactttaatctcaagatcataagaatcaagggcccagatcagttcacgcagttcactcttagAATTTTGTTCACGtctgaacctaatcctatatatatatatatatatgtatttgatGTTGTCATGTAACTGACACCAAAGGTCTATAAGTTAGAAAGTAGAAAGTAAAAAGTTGTTACAAGTGTCTCATTTGTGTGCGTCATGATTATGAGACTCAATTTATGTTATGATACATATGAATAAAAGAATATGCATGATGACtatgaaatcttttattttttattgaaCCCAGCAAGAGTCCGATTATTTGCGTAAACCCAATAGTAAAATACTAAAAGGCCACCCAAGCCCTCGAATGCAGACGAAATTGGTGATCAGGCCGACCACCATTCCAGAGAAAACCCACCACCCAAAGACCTACCGTGATAAAATACCTTATCTCAACCCAAACATTTTATGCTCCAAACGAGACTCGAAGTGGAGTTGCCACTGGACAAGAAGGCCGTCGGCAGAAATCACTTATTACATGCAACTTTTCTACAACATAATTATTGATAAATAACTTGTCCGAGAAAAACGCCTATTTTCGTAACCTTTTTTTAAGAAAACATGATGCAATTGAACTGATTGAAAATAACCTAATCCAGCAATCACGTACTATAAATCGAAAAACAAAATGCTACCTAGCAATTATAGAGGaccatatatacatatatagtatCTCATAAACTGTTCAACTACACAAGTAGGGCCCACCTCttaacataaaataaaaaatccaATGGCACCTACGTTGATAAAATTACCAAAACACCCTACCTAACCAGCTGGCAAATAACACCAACCGCTAACCCCAATGTACCCCAACGGTCCTATACTTCCAATTTCCAGCTGTTCTCCATTAACCCTACTTTACTCTCTCTTTTACGAGGCATCTTTTCTAACTTACGCCTAACTTAGCATGCGCATCTTGCTATCTTACGCATGCGCGCTTGCATTCATCAGTCATCACACAGTGTGTACGGTCAATAAACTTATAAAGGATAAATTATAAACTCCTTTTTTGAGTCACACGCGGTATATTTGCGGATACAGAAAATGCCAAATTCACATGCACAAAAGGAAATAGAAACGGCATTACGCACGTGTGAACCTCTCAGCTGACGGAGAACCGGTGGTTTGACTTTATTGACCGAGTTTCCGGTGAAGACGATGCCGTTCTTCTTGTTGTTGCAGGTTCCTCGTGCTTCGTATCTCCAGAAATCCTTCTAGATTATCATCTACGCCAATTGAATCTACGAATTATCGCAAAAAAGTTGAAAAACAACGATTAATTAGATCAAAAATCGATTGAATCTATGAATTATTGCAGAAAAACAATGATTAATTAAATCAAACTTCGATAGGAAGTTATCTGATTAACCAATCGTTTGAATCTGTAGATGAATCAGTAGATAATTGTAAATCGAGCTACATTTTTCGATATAATTTCGTATCGTACCTGTGACGGTTTTCTTCGATGAAATCGTTGCGATTCCACTGAACTGAGCTAAATCTGAACCGTAAAAACAACGACAAACAGTTAAAACACGATAAATTAGAAATTCAGAACACTCTAGAACAAAATTGTTGATTAGAATTAAGAAATTAACCTCTAGAATAGAATAATAACACGATTTAATATGAACAGTTACCTGTTCTAGAAGGATCGTGAGACGATAAGTAGAGGATTAAGAAGCAAATGAACGTGAGAACCGGAATTAGGTGAACTAGTCTTGTGGAAGAAGATACTAATAACTGTCTCTGTTGATGAGGCTTTTGTGACTTGTGTTGTTCGTCGTCGGCACCGACTGTGGAGCATGATGCTAGTTTGTTTTTGCGGTGGTCTTCGGAGATGAAATTAGTGTCATTGTCGGTGCTGATGATGACTCCGTCGCCGGCGAAGAGGTGGAGCTTTGCCGCCGGTGAATGTGATCCGAGTGATTGACGGTGCATGTTTACGTTTTTAGTGAGAGAAAGTGAGAGAGGTGAGTTTTTTTTAAGAGTTGTGCCTTTTTTGCTTGTTCCGATTTTGCCCCTTTCCCTACCGTAGGTCCATTGGCGTACATTGTTATTTTATACAACCCCGTGAGGTTTATAAGTTGACAAAAGCTACCCTAAGAATCATATTCTTTGAAATAGAATCTTCTTTAACTTTCTTTTAGGGAGTAAAATGCatggatagtccctatggttttataaaataatgattATAATTCTTAatttttggaaattacaccggtaCTCCCTGtagtttgacagtttgttactcggataatCCCTTGAGTGGATGTtcgttagttttctccgttaaatcTATGTAACAACATCACCGATCAATGTCGGTAACAACCACAATCACGACGCCACCGTCACCCATGCCACTATTACCCCACCACCTAAAAACCCCAATCTGCAAACCCTAAACCACCACCTCTTCCCTTCAAGCTTTCCACCATCATTTCCGGTGCTCATTAGCTTCCATAAGCGAACGTTATCCTCTGGCGATCTGTCTAGCTCTGCAACAGCCGCAGCACATTGTGGTTCTACCATCTGAACCACCACCATCTTTACACCCATAaactaccaccaccatcaactTTCTATGTCGTCAACAGACCGTCAACAACAAACCATCATCAAAACCCAACCAATAAAACCCTAAATAAAATCTAAATCCACAAATTCAACTCAAAACAAAAAACCCTAAGAGGCGGTATGACCTTAATCGACTGAATTTACCATTGTTAACATTAGCAACCCATCATCACCATCCTGTTCACGTCTCTCTCTTCTGGACCTTTTCTgcgtctttctctctctctctctgatctCTCtagttgtttctctctctaaatgtGGTGGATGAAGGGATTTGGGATGGAAGAGGGAGTTCAGGTGACAGAGATGTTGATTTTGGTGGAGTTGCAGGTGGTGGCGGCTAGTGGTAAGTGGTGGATGCAGGTGGTGGTgagtgagtgtgtgtgtgtgtgtgtgagagagagagaaagagacaTACAAAGGCTTAAAAGGGTGAATAAGAAAGTTGGTGGGTCCCACCTTTACTTTTAATATATCTATTTTAGTGTTTTAGTTTAATACTAAGGGCATGTTGGTCATTTTACATGGAGTTAACGAAGAAAACTAATGAACATCcactctagggactatccgagtaacaaactgtctaACCACAGGGAACAccagtgtaatttccaaaagttggggattataggtgttattttacaaaacacaAGGACTATCCGGTCATTTTACTCTATTATAGTAGACATCACCCGAAGGCCGAAAGAAAAGTAAAATACACGGACAATCCCTGTGGTTTGGTAAAGTTTCACATTTAGTCCCTaccttttcaaaattacatgtatgctccctatggtgtGCTCTATTgctactcggatagtccttgaaGTTGTTGAAGGttaattttctcagttaaatggatgtgaaatgacaaaactaccctactattaaatataataacttaaatcattaaaagaattatattttttattatttaattaattaagtgGGCCCcactatcatcatcatcttcatcaccaaccCACCCCCAATCTCACCCTAACCATCAACAGAGAGATGAAGACGTAA
This genomic interval carries:
- the LOC110897917 gene encoding uncharacterized protein LOC110897917; amino-acid sequence: MHRQSLGSHSPAAKLHLFAGDGVIISTDNDTNFISEDHRKNKLASCSTVGADDEQHKSQKPHQQRQLLVSSSTRLVHLIPVLTFICFLILYLSSHDPSRTDLAQFSGIATISSKKTVTDSIGVDDNLEGFLEIRSTRNLQQQEERHRLHRKLGQ